DNA from Oscillatoria salina IIICB1:
TCTGTCCAACTAATGCCGTTGACGGAGATGGCTTGAAGTATACTTACAGTGAAGCTAGCGGTTAAGCCCAAGCAAGCTGCGGCGAGACTGTTCCACAACCAGTCCAAACGATCCCAAGGATCGATTTCTGTCTCGGGTTGGAAGTACCACCACCAAGCTGATTCTGGCGGATTTAAGCTTTCTCGCCAAGTTTCCAGTTTGCCAACTTTGGTGATATTGGGGGCTTGTTCCTGCAAACGGTTGTCTAAGTCGAAGAGTTTGGCGATCGCTTCGGGATCGGCTGCGGTTTCTGAAGAGAGTGCTGCGGCGATCGCGTCTCTGGCTAGCAAAACTTCTAAAACTTGTTCTGAGGTGGATTTGAATTCGGCTTGCTCAATTTCATTAACGGCTTTGGCGTAACGAACGAGATCCCGATTGAATTTCGATTCATTGGTTTGATTAGTCACAGTCATCCTGGCACAAGCGAGATTTAGACGATACGAAGGAAGCGATCGCCTTTAAGCAAAAGTATAACTTTTGGTAGATGCGATCTATTTAACTTTTATTTATATCTCATTTACTTGTATTTTNCTTTTGTAACGAACGACTGCCAAAAGCGTGTCAAGGTAAAGTTTCGCGATAGAAAGCCAAAAAACCGACCCCCAGACAGTGTTAGGAATCGGTTTTCTGTTGCTAATAGTTATTGTTTTGCTTAGCTTTTGTTCAGAAAAGCTTGAACTTGTTGGATAGCAGCAGCGCCGATGTTAAACAACGCCCAGCTTGCAGCCGCGATTACCGGAAGAAAAACAACAATCAATCTCCAATCCATTTTTTCTTACCCTCTCTTGATAAAAATTTTAAGTATCTTAAA
Protein-coding regions in this window:
- a CDS encoding photosystem II protein Y, which encodes MDWRLIVVFLPVIAAASWALFNIGAAAIQQVQAFLNKS